In the genome of Desulfovibrio desulfuricans, one region contains:
- a CDS encoding glycosyl transferase family protein — MNFTDVAMPYILLCLQLVLSGLGIVFLVSGIDEFFIDCIYLVFKAYHKLFIRRKYPPLTESQLLSIPEQPIAIMIPCWDESDVIRRMLDNTIKTVNYSNYQIFVGTYPNDPQTQREVALASEVYGNVNRIVCPKDGPTNKADCLNWIYAGIRHYEKQHGVEFAIYVMNDSEDIVHPLYLKLFNYLIPRKDMVQLPVFPMVLRWWNFTAGHYADEFAENHARDMLVREILSKSVPSAGVGSGYSRRALELLAADSNNQLFNIDSLTEDYDFGMRMRKFGLRQIFVRQILHRQISRTSRFTGRRYTTSKREYIVIREFFPRTFTSAVRQKSRWIMGIALQGWASIGWQGNFWTRYMLYRDRKGLVTNIVSMTANVVVPVVALIWLYTQIKPDAYNYPPIVERDTWLWYLLQINLFFFFWRSFCRLLYVYFVYGFGEALLSFPRLIWGNVINFAATMRAFRLYARYLLTGKVIAWDKTDHVYPSEEDLMAYRRRLGDLMLERHFITTSQLDEALARQKESGLPLGHVLLDMGMTTEDKLIQILGQQFHLETKDVDPFLTPMDALTAIPRKMALANSAFPLEIRPSGELAVAVENPPSQQAITEMERAAGRAIVLYLVTKSDLAYALRFGFDRIAAANSQETMQLVQKIKNSGLLTDEQVENAFRQQRKTYARLGDVLVQEKMLQYKQLKEAEARYFALSNPRERFGVYLVIQGYITRDQLVQALKLQEPTCATLQCTLLQLGYVSQKDIDALEALPPQSEVSHA; from the coding sequence ATGAATTTTACTGACGTTGCCATGCCCTATATTTTGCTTTGCCTTCAACTTGTGTTGTCGGGTCTTGGCATCGTTTTTTTAGTTAGCGGCATTGATGAATTTTTTATCGACTGTATTTATCTTGTCTTTAAAGCGTATCACAAGCTTTTTATCAGACGCAAATACCCGCCGCTGACGGAATCGCAGCTGCTTTCCATACCTGAGCAACCCATTGCCATAATGATTCCCTGCTGGGATGAGTCTGACGTTATCCGGCGCATGCTTGATAATACAATAAAAACTGTCAATTATTCAAACTACCAGATTTTTGTCGGCACATACCCCAACGACCCCCAAACCCAGCGCGAGGTGGCCCTGGCAAGCGAGGTCTACGGCAACGTAAACAGAATCGTATGCCCCAAGGATGGCCCCACCAACAAGGCCGACTGCCTGAACTGGATTTACGCCGGTATCCGTCACTATGAAAAGCAGCACGGCGTAGAATTTGCCATCTACGTGATGAACGACTCAGAGGACATTGTACATCCATTATATCTAAAGCTTTTCAACTATCTTATTCCGCGCAAGGACATGGTGCAGCTGCCGGTTTTTCCCATGGTGCTGCGGTGGTGGAACTTTACCGCCGGGCACTATGCCGACGAATTTGCCGAAAACCACGCCCGCGACATGCTGGTGCGCGAAATTTTGAGCAAATCCGTGCCGTCGGCTGGCGTCGGCAGCGGGTACAGCCGCCGCGCACTGGAACTGCTGGCAGCGGACAGCAACAACCAGCTTTTCAACATTGATTCCCTTACCGAAGACTATGACTTTGGCATGCGCATGCGCAAATTTGGCCTGCGCCAGATTTTTGTTCGCCAGATTTTGCATCGTCAGATAAGCCGCACAAGCAGGTTCACCGGCAGGCGGTATACGACCTCAAAAAGGGAATATATCGTTATCAGAGAATTTTTCCCCCGCACATTCACCTCGGCAGTACGGCAAAAGTCGCGCTGGATCATGGGCATAGCGCTTCAAGGCTGGGCGAGCATAGGCTGGCAGGGCAACTTTTGGACCCGCTACATGCTGTACCGGGACAGAAAGGGCCTCGTAACCAACATCGTCAGCATGACGGCAAACGTCGTGGTGCCCGTGGTCGCCCTTATCTGGCTGTATACGCAGATCAAGCCCGATGCCTATAATTATCCCCCCATTGTCGAACGGGATACCTGGCTTTGGTATTTACTGCAGATCAACCTGTTCTTTTTCTTTTGGCGGTCGTTCTGCCGTCTGCTTTATGTATATTTTGTATACGGCTTTGGCGAGGCGCTCCTTTCCTTTCCCCGGCTTATCTGGGGCAACGTGATCAACTTTGCGGCAACAATGCGGGCTTTCAGGCTTTATGCCCGCTATTTGCTGACCGGCAAAGTCATTGCCTGGGACAAAACCGACCACGTCTACCCCTCCGAAGAAGACCTGATGGCCTACCGACGCAGGTTGGGCGACCTTATGCTGGAAAGGCATTTTATCACCACCTCCCAGCTTGACGAAGCGCTCGCCCGGCAAAAGGAATCGGGCCTCCCCCTTGGGCACGTATTGCTCGATATGGGGATGACAACCGAGGACAAGCTGATTCAGATTCTTGGCCAGCAGTTTCACCTTGAAACCAAGGATGTTGACCCGTTTTTGACGCCGATGGACGCGTTGACGGCCATTCCCCGTAAAATGGCCCTGGCCAACAGCGCCTTTCCCCTTGAAATCAGGCCGTCGGGCGAACTTGCCGTGGCGGTGGAAAACCCGCCCTCGCAGCAGGCCATTACCGAAATGGAACGGGCTGCAGGCCGCGCCATTGTGCTGTATCTTGTGACCAAGAGCGATCTGGCCTACGCCCTGCGCTTCGGTTTTGACCGCATCGCCGCCGCAAATTCACAGGAAACCATGCAGCTGGTGCAAAAAATCAAAAACTCCGGTCTACTGACAGACGAGCAGGTGGAAAACGCCTTTCGCCAGCAGCGCAAAACATATGCCCGGCTGGGAGACGTGCTGGTTCAGGAAAAAATGCTGCAGTACAAGCAGTTGAAAGAAGCTGAAGCGCGATATTTTGCCCTCAGCAACCCAAGGGAACGGTTTGGCGTTTACCTCGTCATCCAGGGGTACATCACCCGAGACCAGCTGGTGCAGGCGCTTAAGCTCCAGGAACCCACCTGCGCAACACTGCAGTGTACCCTGCTCCAGCTTGGCTATGTATCGCAAAAGGATATTGATGCCCTTGAAGCCCTGCCGCCCCAAAGCGAGGTCAGCCATGCCTGA
- a CDS encoding NfrA family protein, which yields MPDSTTPLKHRRRPRTRQLLRWSIPALLALWLAPTVTPVAAADAPRQNEPAQASKGFFQDRLNLFKSYPHLDMAYRRQNQGQLEEAAKEFQQYLALRPDDAKARSDYMNLLFRMEKYAEALALLDGLPDADTNYDLQQLKASIFIKQGRSAEALDAYAKSLAAARSDAEKLTVLQSMAYLSQQGGLLEQANQYLAQARAIAPHNAPLLQKQAAIASMAGNKGEAVRLSRELTIIDPSPQNRTTLANNLFAAGQYAQAADEYAHLTDSDSQMLLKAGLSFAAAHDNANAVQYLEKYLALNEPRQTGDAMLALGNAYTELGDGTQAARTYREYLGFATEPRQKAAALLALGNAYAIAGDARKAYETYDTAQALSEEFSPAEKKQLYTSLGLSALAASSPELALKPLQTALPLQENLQNKNLVLQSLAQALTSLGNLQEAAEAWRTAAASPGVTPQGLARCNENLGYILSSLGDHAGAREAFARAVAAGGPSWELMLALAQADFMTGRFNDALEHFEKSEQLRPSPDTRLALGHTYERLGKLGLAIVNFQSVAAHIRTLPAAQQNEYYKSMGYLYSVESRYDAAVEAYGKALTLRYDDATAVRLGRAQRMSNQLDAARQTLEAVNAQSLDADMRLLRLSELATIADQEQRYPDEDALLQEALALRDTADLNFRLASLKRRTNQLPDAIRLYRKTVELEDSGSAQAALGYALSDDGQFAAAARAFEAALQKEEGLAPLYEDLGYAYMHDSQNSRAAEAFKRAIDNALAQADAVDGDKDAADKAYRLRKEVTKLQTHLTTTAYLSYAPGATGSTSWSGGDSSRTVRSGGGVELAWIPPFIGLRDDRILQVIGRVSANLDKNNSFSFDNKSWQGAVGLRYKPFQSQNLSVGVERLFHLGRNAEDNWLFRAMYSWSDGLDLQPGKDFWNYSFIYGEYDYYADYNARSALYGEVRQGVTFNLYDKWLVSPHLVGDFKLIEPDRDQDSLAEIGAGFSLRYLLPAHAYEVSRSSLEFLLQYKYGTLFHALSNNKNNNINSVFLTTIITF from the coding sequence ATGCCTGACAGCACCACGCCGTTGAAGCACAGGCGACGGCCCCGCACCCGCCAGCTGCTGCGCTGGAGCATCCCGGCCCTGCTGGCGCTGTGGCTTGCGCCCACGGTCACGCCCGTAGCGGCTGCCGACGCGCCCCGGCAAAACGAACCGGCCCAGGCGTCCAAAGGCTTTTTTCAGGACCGGCTGAACCTCTTCAAGAGCTACCCGCACCTGGACATGGCCTACCGCAGGCAGAACCAGGGGCAGCTTGAGGAAGCGGCAAAAGAATTCCAGCAGTACCTCGCCCTGCGGCCAGACGATGCCAAGGCGAGATCTGACTACATGAACCTTCTTTTTCGTATGGAAAAGTACGCCGAAGCCCTGGCCCTGCTCGACGGGCTGCCCGATGCGGATACAAATTACGACCTGCAGCAGCTCAAGGCCTCCATATTTATCAAGCAGGGGCGCTCGGCAGAGGCCCTCGACGCGTACGCCAAATCTCTGGCCGCAGCGCGTAGCGATGCGGAAAAGCTCACTGTATTGCAATCTATGGCCTATCTGAGCCAGCAAGGCGGCCTGCTGGAACAGGCCAACCAGTACCTTGCCCAGGCGCGGGCCATAGCCCCGCACAATGCCCCTCTGCTGCAAAAGCAGGCCGCCATCGCCAGCATGGCGGGCAACAAGGGGGAGGCCGTACGGCTGAGCAGAGAGCTGACAATCATTGATCCCTCGCCGCAAAACCGCACCACCCTCGCCAACAACCTTTTTGCCGCCGGGCAGTACGCCCAGGCCGCTGACGAGTACGCCCATCTGACAGACAGCGACAGCCAGATGCTGCTCAAGGCGGGCCTGAGCTTTGCCGCAGCGCATGACAACGCCAACGCCGTGCAGTACCTTGAAAAATATCTTGCACTCAACGAGCCCCGTCAAACCGGCGATGCCATGCTGGCCTTGGGCAACGCCTACACAGAGCTGGGCGACGGCACGCAGGCGGCACGCACGTACAGAGAGTATCTGGGCTTTGCCACAGAGCCGCGCCAAAAAGCCGCCGCCCTGCTGGCGCTGGGCAATGCCTACGCCATAGCAGGCGATGCCCGCAAAGCCTATGAAACATACGACACGGCCCAAGCCCTGTCCGAAGAGTTTTCGCCAGCTGAAAAAAAACAGCTGTACACGTCACTGGGCTTGTCAGCGCTGGCTGCATCCTCGCCCGAGCTGGCCCTTAAGCCTTTGCAGACGGCCCTGCCCCTGCAGGAGAACCTGCAAAACAAGAATCTTGTGCTGCAGTCGCTCGCGCAGGCCCTCACCTCGCTGGGCAACCTGCAAGAGGCCGCAGAGGCATGGCGAACCGCAGCGGCGAGCCCCGGCGTCACGCCTCAGGGCCTGGCCCGCTGCAACGAAAACCTGGGGTATATCCTGAGTTCGCTCGGCGACCATGCGGGAGCGCGCGAGGCCTTTGCCCGCGCCGTTGCCGCAGGCGGCCCCAGCTGGGAACTGATGCTGGCTCTCGCCCAGGCGGACTTTATGACCGGGCGCTTCAACGACGCCCTCGAGCATTTTGAAAAATCAGAACAGTTGCGCCCATCGCCCGACACCAGGCTGGCCCTGGGTCACACGTATGAACGGCTGGGCAAACTGGGACTGGCCATCGTCAACTTTCAGAGCGTCGCCGCCCACATCCGCACTCTGCCTGCCGCCCAGCAGAATGAATATTATAAAAGCATGGGCTACCTGTATTCGGTAGAATCACGGTACGACGCGGCTGTGGAAGCATACGGCAAGGCGCTGACGCTGCGCTACGACGACGCCACCGCCGTCAGGCTTGGGCGTGCGCAGCGCATGTCAAACCAGCTGGACGCGGCCCGCCAAACGCTGGAGGCCGTCAACGCCCAATCACTGGATGCGGATATGCGCCTGCTGCGGCTTTCTGAGCTGGCGACCATTGCCGACCAGGAGCAGCGGTACCCCGACGAGGATGCCTTGCTGCAAGAGGCCCTGGCCCTGCGCGACACCGCCGATCTCAACTTTCGCCTGGCATCGCTCAAACGCCGGACCAATCAGCTGCCCGACGCCATCCGGCTGTACCGCAAAACTGTTGAGCTGGAAGACTCCGGCTCGGCACAGGCGGCCCTTGGCTACGCCCTGAGCGACGACGGCCAGTTTGCCGCCGCGGCTCGGGCCTTTGAGGCCGCGCTGCAAAAGGAAGAAGGCCTCGCCCCCCTTTATGAAGACCTTGGCTATGCTTATATGCACGATTCGCAAAACAGCCGTGCGGCTGAGGCTTTCAAACGCGCCATAGACAACGCCCTGGCCCAGGCCGATGCTGTTGACGGCGACAAGGACGCCGCCGACAAGGCTTACAGACTGCGCAAAGAAGTCACCAAGCTGCAGACCCACCTGACCACAACGGCCTATCTTTCTTATGCGCCCGGCGCAACGGGCAGCACAAGCTGGTCGGGCGGCGACTCGTCGCGCACGGTGCGGTCGGGCGGCGGCGTTGAGCTGGCCTGGATTCCGCCATTTATCGGCCTGCGCGACGACCGCATTTTGCAGGTTATAGGGCGCGTCAGCGCCAACCTTGATAAAAACAATTCATTTTCATTCGACAACAAGTCCTGGCAGGGCGCGGTGGGCCTGCGCTACAAACCCTTCCAGAGCCAAAACCTCAGCGTGGGCGTGGAGAGGCTGTTTCATCTTGGCAGAAATGCCGAAGACAACTGGCTTTTCCGTGCCATGTATTCCTGGTCCGACGGGCTTGACCTGCAACCCGGCAAGGACTTCTGGAACTACTCGTTCATATACGGCGAGTACGACTACTACGCCGACTACAACGCTCGCAGCGCCCTATACGGCGAGGTCAGACAGGGCGTAACCTTTAACCTGTACGACAAATGGCTTGTTTCGCCCCATCTGGTTGGCGACTTCAAACTGATTGAACCGGACAGGGACCAGGATTCACTGGCTGAGATCGGGGCAGGCTTTTCGCTGCGCTACCTGTTGCCTGCCCATGCCTATGAAGTGTCGCGCTCGTCGCTGGAATTTTTGCTGCAATACAAGTACGGAACGCTCTTTCACGCGCTGAGCAACAATAAAAATAACAACATCAATTCCGTGTTTCTTACAACCATCATTACTTTTTAG
- a CDS encoding DUF4434 domain-containing protein, which produces MRYARYLLFLLLVCTILAPATAGAKDRTPRFTSTFMQLWDTHSTWESTRWNDLFASLRAIGITEVIVQWTTSHDSAGPASAAMAEGAQAPRRAAAPLRLHPALPLVLQAAKAQHMQVVLGLAHDPAYWDKIKSEPELVRRYLRQLGNVSLQAARAAMLLPDSKEVVSGFYIPQEIDDKTWLEPERQNVLVEYLTNLRAGLQTAAPGLPVGISGFSNAFAEPAMLERFWQTLLKKSGIARLLFQDGVGVHKLRLQETGLFMAAAARAALQAGATLTPVVEVFRQVDGPPVNDKPFRAVPAGMSGLQRQLAIASAQPHAGIAAFSLPEYCSPYGIKGAASLYAQYKAYIRR; this is translated from the coding sequence ATGCGCTACGCACGTTACCTGCTGTTTTTATTACTGGTATGCACTATCCTTGCTCCCGCGACAGCCGGAGCAAAGGACAGAACGCCGCGCTTTACAAGCACGTTTATGCAGTTGTGGGACACGCACTCCACCTGGGAGAGCACCCGCTGGAACGACCTGTTTGCCTCGCTGCGGGCCATTGGCATTACCGAAGTCATTGTCCAGTGGACAACCAGCCACGACAGTGCAGGCCCGGCCAGCGCGGCAATGGCGGAAGGCGCGCAGGCCCCGCGCCGCGCGGCAGCTCCCCTGCGCCTGCACCCGGCCCTGCCCCTCGTGCTGCAGGCGGCCAAGGCGCAGCATATGCAGGTTGTGCTGGGCCTCGCCCATGACCCGGCCTACTGGGACAAAATCAAATCAGAACCAGAGCTTGTACGCCGCTACCTGCGCCAGCTGGGCAACGTCAGTCTGCAGGCTGCCCGCGCCGCAATGTTGCTGCCTGACAGCAAAGAGGTGGTCAGCGGTTTTTACATTCCGCAGGAAATTGACGACAAAACGTGGCTCGAACCAGAACGACAAAACGTGCTTGTGGAGTACCTGACTAATCTGAGGGCTGGGCTGCAAACAGCTGCTCCGGGCCTGCCCGTGGGCATATCGGGATTTTCCAACGCCTTTGCCGAACCGGCCATGCTGGAGCGGTTCTGGCAAACGCTGTTAAAAAAATCCGGGATAGCGCGCCTGCTGTTTCAGGACGGCGTGGGCGTGCACAAGCTCCGGCTGCAGGAGACGGGCCTGTTTATGGCGGCGGCGGCGCGCGCAGCGCTGCAGGCTGGTGCAACGCTGACCCCTGTGGTCGAAGTCTTTCGTCAGGTTGACGGCCCACCGGTCAACGACAAGCCATTTCGCGCCGTGCCCGCAGGCATGTCTGGCCTGCAACGCCAGCTGGCCATTGCCTCGGCGCAACCCCACGCGGGCATTGCGGCGTTTAGCCTGCCCGAATACTGCTCTCCATATGGCATCAAGGGGGCGGCCTCGCTTTACGCGCAGTATAAGGCCTACATCCGCCGCTAG
- a CDS encoding GntR family transcriptional regulator has translation MLNDRKKQAYNYLRNAIISNELAPGAPIREQELTKRLKMSRTPIREAMRELEKDGLLISYPARGTFVLVVSPSDAAEIYDLRILCELWALEQGLSRMHDSEIEIINRLTKEAETNIDWEKFHLSDLLLHNLIIEKSYNKRLVSFIQAINGQIERIRRFNAKGKARYDLGIVEHKKILNALFNRNLPAAKKALEEHLRTSRSTAIEIAKMFEMQSVPHKS, from the coding sequence ATGCTGAATGACAGAAAAAAACAGGCTTACAATTACCTTAGGAATGCAATCATTAGCAATGAGCTTGCCCCTGGAGCGCCCATTCGCGAACAGGAGCTGACAAAGCGCCTGAAAATGAGCCGTACCCCCATCCGCGAGGCCATGCGCGAATTGGAAAAAGATGGGCTTTTGATCAGCTACCCTGCCAGGGGCACCTTTGTTTTGGTGGTATCGCCTTCAGATGCTGCTGAAATTTATGATCTGCGGATACTGTGCGAACTTTGGGCGCTGGAGCAAGGCCTGTCGAGGATGCACGACAGCGAGATTGAAATTATCAACAGGCTTACCAAAGAAGCCGAGACAAATATCGACTGGGAAAAATTTCATCTTTCTGACCTGCTGCTGCACAACCTCATTATTGAAAAAAGCTACAACAAAAGGCTGGTGTCGTTTATACAGGCCATTAACGGTCAAATTGAACGCATCAGAAGATTCAATGCCAAGGGCAAGGCCAGATATGACCTTGGTATTGTAGAACACAAAAAAATTCTCAATGCTCTGTTCAACAGAAATCTGCCCGCCGCCAAAAAAGCGCTGGAAGAACACCTGCGCACAAGCCGGTCTACCGCCATTGAAATTGCCAAAATGTTTGAAATGCAGTCCGTGCCCCATAAATCCTGA
- a CDS encoding outer membrane homotrimeric porin translates to MKKIAVLLLAAGLLFALPAGANAVDFKAKGRWSYNFSYGQNGSFTGGGGRTGFNQSEDEFEANQMVRLQLEAVASENLSGTVQFEIGGYNRGMGQYWGANSSGGALGADSTWIKVKGAYLDWMVPQTDLKVRMGIQPMQLPDFINSNQVLADDVAAITTSYAFNENVGVTAFWARILNDNSTSATNRYANYMDNLDAFGLTVPLTFDGVKVTPWGMYAGIGPAINYNSVNNTQIYTYASNASGSSLRSGLLPLYGGRHNQKLSQYGNAVWFGLPGQVTVFDPFRISWDFEYGSVQYDDSSMNRSGWLGTVLLEYKLDWSTPGLYGWYASGDDDNLGNGSERMPFMHPNNPNDFSGFAFHGDPIMGRDSLVGKSMSGLWGIGARLKDMSFIDNLSHTIRINYMGGTNDPGILKKINNSSGSWMSANDGSIAGREGLYLTRNDGVLEFGLSNKYKMYDNFVVYLDANYDALYLDKSKTVWGNSRMNGKSDNVRDAWNVGVTFVYQF, encoded by the coding sequence ATGAAAAAGATAGCAGTATTACTCTTGGCGGCAGGCCTGTTGTTTGCGCTGCCGGCAGGGGCAAATGCCGTCGATTTCAAGGCTAAGGGCCGCTGGTCGTATAACTTCAGTTACGGCCAGAACGGTTCCTTTACTGGCGGCGGTGGCCGAACCGGGTTTAACCAGTCTGAAGATGAATTTGAAGCGAATCAGATGGTCCGGTTGCAGCTCGAAGCCGTAGCCTCGGAAAATTTGTCAGGAACCGTGCAGTTTGAGATTGGGGGCTACAACCGTGGCATGGGCCAGTACTGGGGCGCCAATTCCAGCGGTGGCGCGCTTGGCGCCGACAGCACCTGGATAAAGGTCAAGGGTGCTTACCTTGACTGGATGGTTCCGCAGACCGATCTGAAAGTGCGTATGGGTATTCAGCCCATGCAGCTGCCCGATTTCATCAACAGCAACCAGGTGCTCGCTGACGACGTGGCGGCCATCACCACTTCGTACGCCTTCAATGAAAACGTGGGCGTCACCGCATTCTGGGCCCGCATTCTTAATGACAACTCCACTTCGGCGACCAACCGTTACGCCAACTATATGGACAACCTTGATGCCTTCGGCCTGACCGTGCCGTTGACCTTTGACGGCGTCAAGGTAACCCCCTGGGGCATGTATGCCGGCATCGGACCCGCCATCAACTATAACTCCGTCAACAACACCCAGATATACACCTACGCCAGCAACGCCTCTGGCTCTTCGCTGCGCTCGGGCTTGTTGCCCCTCTACGGCGGGCGTCATAACCAGAAGCTGTCGCAGTACGGCAATGCCGTATGGTTCGGCCTGCCCGGGCAGGTTACGGTTTTTGATCCGTTCAGAATTTCGTGGGATTTCGAATACGGCTCAGTGCAGTATGACGACAGCTCCATGAACAGGTCTGGTTGGCTGGGTACGGTGCTGTTGGAATACAAGCTTGACTGGAGCACCCCCGGCCTCTACGGCTGGTACGCCTCAGGCGACGACGATAATCTGGGCAACGGTTCGGAGCGTATGCCTTTCATGCACCCCAACAACCCCAACGATTTCTCTGGCTTTGCCTTCCATGGCGACCCGATCATGGGCCGCGACAGCCTCGTGGGCAAGTCCATGTCCGGCCTTTGGGGCATTGGCGCCCGGTTGAAGGACATGAGCTTTATCGACAACCTCTCCCACACCATCCGCATCAACTACATGGGCGGTACCAACGATCCGGGCATTCTCAAGAAGATCAACAATTCCAGTGGCTCATGGATGTCTGCCAACGACGGCAGCATCGCCGGGCGTGAAGGCCTGTATCTGACGCGCAATGACGGCGTGCTCGAATTTGGCCTGAGCAACAAGTACAAGATGTACGACAACTTTGTTGTCTACCTCGATGCAAACTACGATGCCCTGTACCTTGACAAGTCCAAGACCGTCTGGGGCAACAGCCGTATGAACGGCAAGAGCGACAACGTGCGCGACGCCTGGAATGTGGGCGTGACCTTCGTCTATCAGTTCTAA
- a CDS encoding ferredoxin family protein encodes MNSVNVDVKLGVNKFYVDESNAHIELVDNPDPEEFRKLMMACPAGLYKRGEDGAIIFDYAGCLECGTCRVLCGKTIIKKWEYPCGTLGVEYRFG; translated from the coding sequence ATGAACAGCGTAAACGTGGATGTCAAACTTGGCGTCAACAAATTTTATGTGGATGAAAGCAACGCTCATATTGAACTGGTCGACAACCCTGATCCAGAAGAGTTCAGAAAGCTGATGATGGCCTGTCCTGCAGGCTTGTACAAGCGTGGCGAAGACGGCGCAATAATCTTCGACTATGCAGGATGTCTTGAATGCGGAACATGCCGCGTCTTGTGCGGAAAAACAATTATAAAAAAATGGGAGTACCCCTGTGGAACTCTCGGTGTTGAATACAGGTTTGGATAA
- a CDS encoding FAD-dependent oxidoreductase, protein MSDDKFDAIIVGAGLAGCTAGYLLAKEGLSVLLIERGNYAGSKNMTGGRLYAHSLEKIMPGFADEAPIERRVAREKISFLTADSAVTMDYQTARSMQPEEQSYTVLRGKFDQWFMEKAESAGAQPIPGVRVEELIVRDGKVCGVKAGEDELEAHVVILADGVNSILGEQLGMVDKVTPHTVAVGVKELIELSPAQMADRFGCVGKDGMAWLFAGSPSNGYLGGGFLYTNETTVSLGLVFGLHSVALTNKSVPQMLEDFKNHPAVAPLVSGGKLVEYSAHVVPEGGLNMVPKLVGDGVLIAGDAAGFCLNVGYTVRGMDLAVASGEAAAKAVMAARKANDFSEAGLASYKTLLDESFIMKDMNLYKNLPAFLDNSRIFNDYPQMAAAVMRQMFTINGPEQPLWKKLWGEVKKVGPLNLMKDGFKGVRSI, encoded by the coding sequence ATGTCGGATGACAAGTTTGACGCAATTATCGTGGGGGCCGGTTTGGCCGGCTGCACCGCCGGCTATCTGCTTGCCAAGGAAGGTCTCTCTGTTCTGCTGATAGAGCGGGGCAACTACGCTGGCAGCAAAAACATGACCGGCGGGCGTCTCTACGCGCACAGCCTGGAAAAGATCATGCCCGGGTTTGCCGACGAGGCTCCGATTGAACGGCGCGTCGCCCGCGAAAAGATTTCATTTCTGACCGCGGACAGCGCCGTGACCATGGACTACCAGACCGCGCGCTCCATGCAACCCGAGGAGCAGTCGTACACGGTCCTGCGCGGCAAGTTTGACCAGTGGTTTATGGAAAAGGCCGAAAGCGCCGGGGCGCAGCCTATCCCCGGCGTGCGGGTGGAAGAGCTCATCGTGCGTGACGGCAAGGTCTGCGGCGTGAAAGCTGGCGAGGATGAGCTTGAGGCCCATGTGGTCATACTGGCGGACGGCGTCAATTCCATACTGGGCGAACAGCTCGGCATGGTCGACAAGGTTACGCCCCACACCGTGGCTGTGGGGGTGAAAGAACTCATAGAGCTGAGCCCCGCCCAGATGGCCGACCGTTTTGGCTGCGTGGGCAAGGACGGCATGGCCTGGCTGTTTGCCGGGTCCCCCTCCAACGGATACCTGGGCGGCGGTTTTCTTTACACCAACGAAACCACCGTTTCTCTGGGCCTTGTGTTTGGCCTGCACAGCGTGGCCCTCACCAACAAGAGCGTGCCGCAAATGCTCGAAGACTTTAAAAATCACCCGGCGGTGGCTCCCCTGGTGAGCGGCGGCAAGCTTGTTGAGTACTCGGCGCACGTTGTGCCCGAGGGCGGGCTCAACATGGTGCCCAAGCTTGTGGGTGACGGGGTGCTGATCGCGGGCGACGCTGCGGGCTTCTGCCTCAACGTGGGCTACACGGTGCGGGGCATGGATCTGGCGGTGGCTTCTGGCGAAGCCGCGGCCAAGGCGGTTATGGCCGCCCGCAAGGCAAATGATTTCAGCGAAGCCGGTCTTGCCTCCTACAAAACCCTTCTGGATGAAAGCTTCATCATGAAGGACATGAATCTTTATAAAAACCTGCCAGCATTTTTGGATAATTCTCGAATTTTTAACGATTACCCGCAAATGGCCGCAGCCGTGATGCGCCAGATGTTCACCATCAACGGGCCGGAACAGCCCCTCTGGAAAAAACTCTGGGGCGAGGTCAAAAAGGTTGGCCCCCTGAACCTGATGAAAGACGGCTTCAAAGGAGTGCGTTCCATATGA